From Solanum lycopersicum chromosome 4, SLM_r2.1:
acattttttaaaatttgccATCGATAGTCAAACTCtgcggtgagaggggtccggttGGCATCAACATATTCACAGTATAGATACCGACGGATGGaaggcagggagatatcaacttgaatgccacgtactcggacatgCTCCAGTAAGGCCTATCTGGCGGGGGCAGCCCTCCTTTCAATTTGTGATATGAGAGTAGCCATGAAAGAGACGTAGAACTCTctgaccaactcttcactataacgtcccaagGAACAGGTTGTCCACTCCAATCGATGTcgggtgaagagattgtggatctctggcatagCTGGGAGACTTCCCATAAGGACCCACCGCTCCAATATAAGTGTCCGTGTCATGAATCATTTGTCATGAAGAAACTTTGTGTCGGAATAGACTTGATATTGcccatcgacacaccaccggttgggctggtttGCAATCGGGGTAAGAGCACGAATCGGTGAACAGGGTGGGGATTCCGAATTGTCAGCCTCATCAAACGAGGTAGACTGTGCAGAGGTAGCAGGTGCAGGGACCTCAGCagatccggaggcttcctccgaccacaaAATTCCTAAGGAgacagacgctccttcttcattagttGTTGAAGTGTTCACTCCTCATCAGACttggaggcagtgactacgcctgacgccacctttttgggtgtggctctggcagcacATGCAACTCGAGATGTGGTGGAAGTTCCTGGGGCCACGTTCTCGGGGTCATGCTCAtaatcagagccaatgaccaagCGGGCAGATGGGGCAACAGACTTCGATTGCCTGCGTGcgtagactcgatcttgttttggtgctaTAATAGATAGTACATGTAAGGAAtcattattagtactagaaggatcaaacaagacaagcaaaatgacacaaaataaataaaagagttaagatgtaatgacatttctatattaacagtgaaacacgacggaccaggtgacggctcgtcatgAGTACGAccgaccgtcatggggtccgttaTGTCTTACTTAAACTATGTTTCTGTGGAGAACCCTaaaggaaagtctctgacaagtatgacggtatatgcaggacgaaccgttgtgattatgacggtccgttgtcgATGTCTGTCGTGGGAAACTTTTGGGAAAAAATGCgcacccttaggagaggggtctctaaccATCATGAGGGTtatgcaagacggaccgtcgagggtatgatggtccatcgtagatgttcattggaggacacttggaaaaagtgagagacttttaggaatagggtctcttaCCGTCATGCCGGTATGTGCAGTACAAACCGTCCTAGGAATGACGGTCCgacgcatgtgtccgttgggggatacttagaaaaagtgagagacccttaggaataggatCTCTTACAACCataacggttgtgcaggatggaccgtcatgggaatgacggtccatcgcatgtgtccgtcttaggacacttagaaaaagtgagagacccttagtaACAGGGTCTCTTACAAGcagaacggttgtgcaagaCAGACCATCGTGGGAACGTCGGTCCGTTGCATGTGTCCGTTAGTAGACACTTGGAGAAAAATGtacagtggggtgttagggataTATCAATGGACCCAATGACAGTTCGTCGTGGGTACAAAGGTCCGTTATcagggtctcgttctgtcatttAGTAATAGAACTGGGGATGCCCCATTCATCCACTACGACccaaattaaattgttattgttttaacctacatttgtctaacccaaataactagtaaactagcaatgctaaagcacctatatCTAGAGTTTTTACaaggaaattttgaatattctcaacctaggtcagacagaatatgtattaaagaatgaacccatcaataagaaataggctaatactaattgataaataaaatgcaAAGTAAATTggtagaaatcagagacacatacctaaTAATTTGagaaggtacttggtgatcaagtaaaAAATCACAGCGgcagactccgactagtagatagtGAATTTTAGAAATTGGGGAATttgggaaaatgatcggttgtaAGAGAGGGTGGTTATGAACTTGGAAGTTAAAAAGAGGGGGAAATGGGAGGAAGAgggaaggaatggggtgaaataaaGGGGGTTGGGTTTTCAAATGTTACTAATTTTTTGAAAACCCCCAGCCGGGTTGGGTCGGGTATgcttcattaatgacgcgacgaGTCCCCAACGATGGTCTGTTGAAGCTgagacggtccgtcattggtttcgtcgcgtgtgccctagtattaaaaataacagaaagatgtACCTGGCACAACAAATTCATGCGACGATCTGTCACATGCATGaaggtccgtcgatgtatccatcagtgactgctgcagagtgattttctgcaaaatttcctggtgatgtgcccgaaaatttaaaacccatttgtaaaaaatgctaccattactagaaacaaaaactataagtattgggttacCTTCTAACAAGCGCTTGCTTTAACGTcacggcacgactgaggacacttgattactcagacttcatcaagatggtatgcctcgatcacttcattcgctgaTTCAGtatgcccgaaatagatttttatacGTTGTCCATtaaccttgaaccgcacacccttcTTATTTTCCATCTCAACTgatccatgagggaatagttggttAACAAAGTAAGGaacaaatccccaaccatatactctcgtttttcaattttttgatcatggtacttcttcatcatttctttgtagagggctgagctttcataagctttcaggCAAAATTCATTGAGTTCATTCAACCAAGTTACCTGttgttctgcagcttcgctccaatccattttcaacttttacatagcccacatggctttattcTCTAACACAACCGGAAAATGACAAGATTTCTCATATTCAAGTTGGTAAGGGTCCATACATATGGAAGTTTTATacgctgtccggtaggcccaaagatcatcatcaagcctccttgactaATCCattctactagcgttcactgtttttgacaatatttgtttgatctcctgatttgacacttcaacttgcccactagtttgagggtggtaaggcgtggccacattatggcgaaccccatatttctccaataaccccttgaacaatctgttgcagaagtgggagcccccatcacttaTAATTGCCCGtggggtgccaaaacgagagaatatattcttttttaagaacgtagtgacactcttccctttaCTGTTTGCAAGGGTGATAGCTTCCACatatttagatacataatcaaccgctaCTAGAATGTTCTTCATTCCATGAAgactcacaaaagggcccataaagtcaatacaccaaacatcaaataactcaatcactaGAATGGGGTTTGGAGGGACCTTTTGCTTTCATTAGATGCCGCTATCTCGTTGCCATcgatcacatgctttagcaaactcatgagcatcttgatgaagagttgccAATAGTATCCACATTGTAATATTTTATAAGCGGCTCGGGTACGctgtgatgtccaccaacgggtgaggaatgACATGCTTCTAACACTGTCAACATCTCACATTCTTTCACACAACGTCGAATAATCCCGttggcacaactcctatataagtatggttcatcccaaaagaacttagTCATATTGtatatgaacttttttctttgatgaaaggacaagtctgatgaaACTATATCACTAgacagatagttcgcaaaatctgtgaaccatggaatcaagtctagtgaagcagccaatacatgctcatcggggaaagtatcatcaatatcagtcttatcccctaactctctcatagatTAATCTTCTAGATGGACAAGTGATTagcaaattgattttaaaatccttttctatccatcacttcaaagtcaaattcttgtagcagtaatacgCAACAAATCAACCTAGGTTTCGCATttttctttgccatcaaatatcttaaTGCTGAATGGTCaatatgcactataactctagtacctagcaaataagacgaaattttttaaaagcaaagactactgcaaggagttcttgttCAGTCACtatgtagttcttctgagcttcatttgggctttactagcatagtaaatggggtgaaggattttgttctttGTTTGTCCTAATACTACACAAAGAGCAACCCAATTAGCATCGCAGATTACCTCAAATCGACTGTTCCAATcaggagaaataatgataggttaagacaccaatttttcttttagctcgccGAATACTTTTAGAAAGGATTCATAAAAGCAAAATTTTcaatctttctccagcagtttgcacaatagatgtgcaatctttgaaaagtctttgatgaatctcctgTAAAAatctgcatgcccaagaaagcttctcacacctttcacagagataggtgggggaagtctctctattacctcgactttagctcgatcaacctctatgcccttttctgaaatgcgatgacccaaaataataccttctttcaccatgaaatggcatttttccaaatttagtactaaattgcagtcttcacatcttaAGGACCTtagataaatttttcaaataccaCTCGAATTAATGACAAACCACAGGAAAATCATCCATAATAATATCTATAGTATCTTCCACCATGTCGGAAAATATctacatcatacatctctgaaatctggtgggtgcattgcacaacccaaacaacATTCTTTTGAATGCAAAGGTCctatatggacaagtaaaatggttttctcttgatcttttggtgcaatagaaatcttattataccccgaatatccatcaaTAAAAAAGTACCACCCTTTTTCGGCAaatctatccaacatctgatccgtGAATGGCATATGAaagtggtctttttcagtccatgaattTAATTTGCGGTACTCCATACACACCCTGCATCCAGTAACTGGTCTTATTGGGACAAGTTCAttttctcattggggaccacaatcattccccctttcttaggtacacactgaacatgGCATACCAAACTACTATTGGCGATCGGATAaattactccggcatccaaccacttaatgatttccttcttcataaCCTCTTGCATTGATGGATTTAACTGTCTCTAGAGCTTAATACTTGGCTTACGAtgaggcatgagttggattttataaGAGCAAATActaggagggatcccaataatgtccgcaatagtccacccaatagctcttttgaacctttttagcactttcaccaaactctcaacttgttgttcattcatGTCTAATGCAATGATTACCGACAAAGtatcaccatttcctaagaattcatacttgagatgaggtgggagagattttatttctaacttTGGAGtgtcctctatagatggttacGCGGGTGGGGACTCacgattcttcatatctaactcatatttcttcggtttaaaccgaacatcaccttgACAAGAGTCGCGACTAATGattcatactcttcaatgcaatctctatcaaaattcattatcactgccgttAATGCTTttacacctagacgttcttctattttatGTCTCAGATGTCTAACaaatgttgtaggatataggagataccgattggatctcaccactctgcctcatggacctacaaatgttaaacGTCACTtactcattgttcaaccgaaatttatctaccccttttccatatctactaaggctcttcccgtagcaaggaatggcctcccaagaataatggtcacttcaaaatcgacttcacaatcaagaataacaaaatctgctagAAATaagaacgactccacttttactagcacatcatagagtatccctataggcctttttacaGTTCAATCAACCATCACTAGCCACATCgtagtgggctttggatcaccaaaaTCTTTCTTGTAAATTGAAAGGGGCAAGAGATTTATGATTGCCcgcagatcacataatgctttcgcaaaatgtaatagtctgattgtacaaggaatagtgaacacacccggatcttttttcttttgtacctGAGATCTTGTAGTAGTAGCACTACAATGCatcattctatcatcatcctcaaatgttaccgatcttttctttgtaaccagatctttcataaacttggcgtaaccgggcatttgttctaaagcttctaccaaagggacattgacaGAAAatttcttcaacattgttataaagcgccgatatttaccatcctcaatctttttcactaatatttgaggaaatgggggtggtggtataggcatgggagttacctttctAGGCACTTCatcatcttttccagtgttatcttctacttcaccattaagctctaccactttatcagtatcttttgtcacctttttctcattagacggTATAgttgggtcaatggtttgctaaCCTCTAcaagtagtgattgccatacaatgtccatcatttttacAGATTTTAGACAGTGTTTCTCGGAAGAGTGTCTGGTTTCCATGTGTTCACattcgcagataattgggccaattgtaacttaagttgcttaatcgatattatacttgtatcaactttttgcccaatacccactaaatcattcctcaactctttattgtgctcatcactagcatcgaacctcctcataacATTATGCAACATTTCCTCAACTCATGCCATACTACCTTCACCATCCCTAgtagtaacttcacgattttgaggaggaacatagggcccattcctatcatttctattaccatagttacccctgttgatgTTGTTGTCGTGGTTGTAGTTTCTATCTCGTACATAATGACCCTGACTGTTATAGTTACCacagatccgaccttggttcccttaaCTTGGctccaattctcctgattagatcCTTGCACACTCGGTCaaaaaccccccgtctgctcatttaccacatagggatcctcctcataaaagtactcatcattttgtggcggtggttttgacaagtagttgactgcatttatttttttggcacccccagtgacatgttttaataccaacccaagctctattctcatctgagccatatATTTGCGAATCTCGTTTGTGGCCGGGTTGTGAGgggattgcactgcgaaggtatttctccctatatctgacttcctagtaatccaagctttattgttttgggagattttctctaacttttaaGCATTATGAGCATAAGGACAAtccccataagaaccatcagtaatagtatccaacacctctttattattatcatcatgttcGCGATAGacgtattcctttagtgacttaTCATCTATGGTGATTTGGGACGCTTCTAAAAATTGAGGTGAATCTATCACAtaaactactaactgactctcctggtagtgacACAAAGTTGTTTACTCTGTCTTtttggtttagtttcttggataCTCGGTAGTAGCGTTCttagaaaacgtcccttagttgatttcaaatgaaaattgACTTGTAAGGGAGCTCACTGAAcaaaatagcagcctctcccgtcagtgaaagaggaaacactctaatccctattacatccaagtccaaggcaggcctccctacacagcttttacacactgcccttaccttagctatatgggcatgtggattctcataaggtagccctgaaaacaaacctctggtagtgagcatttgcatcaggctactagttaccacaaaggtgtggatTGGTGGTAAAGGAggaaagacaagtggcccatcggagtctgctatattgtcatagcctctttCGTgttcttggggccgtggagcggaaTTTCGTCACCTCTGTTGGTTTCACCCGGAGCATCAtctaacaactgaccatgagcATCAACCGGAGTTGGAATGTTCTTGTtttgatcatcatcattaattcccgagttttgattcatgttgcgtagtgtgcgctctaattcgtgatcgtagggaaacaagaaTTCTCTTCCTCTCAGTGTATTTGACATACAAGGAAGATGGTTCTGCAAGaactaaaaacaataaaaaaagtaaaattaagaaaatattgactaaactctagtaataagtttaagttaatctaacaactactttccccggcagcggtgccaaaatttgatacggtcaaacttacttttcaaaaagaagtaaagcggtcgtatcaagtaaagaacccaactaatgaagTTTGGATCatttccacgaggaaaatagttcagacctaacttcaatctattattactattatttagtcaattatttctttggaaagcaaagacaataaaaaggggtttttttacttctaaatgtATGAAAATACCTAGCTAAATTAAAGCAGACACTATCAGCTTCAAATgatggagtttaatcaattaatgaaagtaattaGGGTTTACAATTCTTTCcttgtatcttgcatgcaaagtgataagttatgtatttctaaatccttggtccggtatctagaaaatttcactccgcaccttggtccggctacgtatgttgatatactaacccttacctttacctcatattaagcatcgtatatgatatttgactaagttattacctcgtaccaatcaatactagcctattagatagtttaCAACAAATCTATGTGGATAATTCCTTTCCTATCATCTACCTCCTTGATCGGCCAGGTAGCATTTAGGCgcgttctaacgttggccatccgttaaaaagacttctaagccaaagaattatcaatacatgctaGAAACTATTTTAGAatcgttattttagttaggtattacctcattattcgcctatggtttgcacaaccctagttatgaagtttagttacccaCAGTCATAATCagaatttttaattatgtaatataagaattcattcacttacttcaatgagaaaaagtaaaatccaaaagttcacttgagtaatcaacaaaagtcaccaacactcaattactgaaattaattgaagactaaagattctccaaaagtgtaacaataatcaccaagtctaatccacaaaagaagctcaaaaaACCAAGATTCttacaaagagtctaaaaataatcaagagtctaaccccaaaaacgaggtttttcaaactatttataaaaaataaaaacctaattaaataaggactctatttgctggaaatttgtcaaaacgcggttgggtcgacggaccacgtaATGAATTATCGTGGTAAAGACAGTCCATCATGGaatccgtcatcccatacttgtgcaatttgtTTTAGTGCCCTCTTCATCACCCTTAATGGAAGGTATGACTGATCGTCACAAGCACAACGGTCTGTCGGGGTTCTCAGTTCGATAATACTTGAATTCTTGAAAATTgtgtactgggactacttctctaatattcatgacgaaccagtaggacagaccgtcatggctaACACGGACCGTCACGCACTCCTTAACCCCACAATCtgtaagacttccccatcttccttcagcagctgcactacgatgccacctatggacctTCACAAACACGAAAAACCGTCagaagctccgtaggtggtacctttttgtatttcttgctcaaaaacctctgcattcatcttttagaaagatttcgtgcaaataaagagaaacctacataaaaattaatacaaaaacgcttttggacacactattcttaaggaaaaattattaaaaatatcgtgaaacaacggtatatcaacaccctcaacttaaactcattatttgtactcaagcgacgcactatgactcaatacaaaatctttgtacaatagtatccatgttttatctttcgcaatcatttagctatcaatcccgatctgtcttatcatatttatgcatgctataactattaggtttgaattatgtggaatcagaccatgacaaaGACtgaccatgcactaacacctatccttttCAATTCCTCAcggaggtgctaatattttcggtattgcaactagtgtcctcacttcaacaAAACTAGTGGGGACGCTAGGCACCTTTTTGGATGAAATGCCTGTGGTGGTGGGGTAGAGGTAGTTGAACCTCACAGAGATAATGACATTGCCTCGAGCCATAAATGATAaacatttgtttttctctcCCGATAAAGGAAGTGGAGTGTTGATTCGTAAAGTCTCTTAGAGTCTCCCTTACATTTGGTccctttatttgttttaattatattttttggggtaacattaataaaattaaaattatcttcTATATCAAATGTGTTATTTCTGTCTTCTTGCTTATCTTCTATAATTGGTTATGTTTAATATTATCACCACCTAGTCACGGATTCTgcatagataaataaaataataatgtgatCAAAATTGTTTAGTATTATGATATCATATAGTCTTGCATGCTAAAATAGTTAATGTAACACCTCGAAAGTCCTATAAACTAGACTAGAGCCTCACCTGTTAAATAGTGACTTTAATGATGTTTCCAAACCTAGAATAATGTAACAAAGATTAATTAGAGGTATTAGAGCCTTAATGTCAAAGAAAGACCTTGATGTCCAgaaactagcgaaattgaactagtagacgtccCTATTTTTTTGAAGGTTTGGGACTgtcaaatgaagtccaaaacatgtaaaatactttaaataggtaaaataatgtttatagggTAAAAAAGTCTAGCCATGACTCCTCAAGGACAAcccgaagggtccttgaggacgACCCTAACATTGGCAAGCAGGCTGCATAGCAGCCTGCTTGCAACCAATATACAGATCCCCTTGTGTGTTGCACAATCATCACTGGATAGGAAATTTTTTCCTGGCGAAGCTGGTCTTCACGAGGCTCTCTGCCTCGACCCGGATTTCAGAAAAAAGAATTGGAATTGCCCCTGCTACGCAGacatttttcagatttgtttgcgtcattttaaagtcaatttaacttcacaaaaagacccaattAAGTGTGAAGTATTTTGCGTATATTGTATGGGGAATACATATTGATTTAGGGAAAGTAATAAGTCAATTTTACCTATCAAAATCAATTCTCCAAGTCCTTTTCAGTTCTCTCtaaaatttctctctctactcaaCATCTATTGAAGAACAATTTAGAGCTTGGGGAAGAAAACCAATTTCTCAACATTAAGGTATAATTTCTTTCGCTCTTGGTATTcgtttccccaagaggtcctttcaaagagATTTTAAAACTTCCTCAAACAAGTTTTTTTCTCTACACATGGGCTTCGTTGTAACACTAAATAAGGaatcaattgtgatgaattatggtcaattaattttgttttaagcaTATATTCATGGTTAATTCGTGTTATTTACTCAATATTCCCATGGACCCATGTCTTTTTAcaatttcattaaaacattGAATTGATATGGTAAATTGCAAAGATGATGAATTTGTTGATTGACTACATTGATGTTTATTGTGTAAttacttcttgaatttaccttAATTATGCAGTGGATatgtatatttttgtaattgatGTATGGAGACAATGAAAAGGAAACAAGGAATGAAGGTTGATTCTTCTTGAATTTAAATGTGAAGTATGATTTACATAGATTGTAAAGTATTACTTATTCTTAACCCTAGACTATTGAATTGGTTATGAAGTATGCAAGtatgttatgttatatttattatattattgaaagtagtttctcatgattataataaagttttgagtgaaaggtttactcacttgtatgtggtttctaaagtgaaaaggtagttctcacttatgaatacctatgagctattatgtTAAGTTGTTCAAATAGGGGTCTACAAGAGATTAAGGTGATCTTGTATGATAAGTATGATTATTACTAATGGGAATAaatgcttagcaccgaaagggaatgtaaatgagatggatgTTTCAAGCTTAGCATATCCGACCTCCCACGTAGTTTTCTTCAAGTTTAGCAAGTCCGGATTCCCACGATATGTGTTTTCTTATCAAATGGAAATTTCCACGTTAGTAAGTCATGGTTTTATAGTCACAATCTACTTGAcgcttaactatgtgcccacataggtctATATCTaaatggatccacctagatagttGTGTAAGATCGGTtataccttaggcaagtgttaacatTCTCATTTCATTATGGGAGGAGAACACCGGATACAATGTAGCTTACATAATctcatgttggttattgcacttctttccctaatgtaacgtagtaaataaataagtcaagtatgttaattattattaggACTTGTCTTAAAGGTTATTATATACTATGAGGGAaggtatgggacttcacttaCTCATTGCACATGTTGGATCCTAAGGGACTGTCTTAGTAGGATTCTTGTATGAGTAAATTGATTTCATGTTATATAAGTCAAGTTATATATGAACTTATTAATCAAGCATGTTATGATAAAGTATGAGATTTTGTTGTATGTATTTAATAAGTGACTTAATGTGATGCTTAAATTTGGATAGGTTTATGGGGTTCTATTAATGACATTgcaaaagttctttttttttcatatgtgTTGGGTAAATATCATGTTGGGTTGACCTATAATGTTCCATATATGTGTATGTTGATTTATTGAACATAAAGCATGGTTTTaactaaaatatgtattttctcAT
This genomic window contains:
- the LOC138348094 gene encoding uncharacterized protein; the protein is MMDIVWQSLLVEVTKDTDKVVELNGEVEDNTGKDDEVPRKVTPMPIPPPPFPQILVKKIEDGKYRRFITMLKKFSVNVPLVEALEQMPGYAKFMKDLVTKKRSVTFEDDDRMMHCSATTTRSQVQKKKDPGVFTIPCTIRLLHFAKALCDLRAIINLLPLSIYKKDFGDPKPTTMWLVMVD